In Methylacidiphilum infernorum V4, a single window of DNA contains:
- a CDS encoding TonB-dependent receptor, which translates to MLDKLTAQNPAASSSSSAVNEPIMLPTVEVTEEALPGPASSSTTAYGPELSVLETPRQITQISRQALDTLSPGNLMGYDDLAPLVPSMTTMAPAGDYSVEPFIRGLPATTFRNGMLVGLESYGTSGVLPNFYAYENIDIVQGPVPAVFGAREMAAGYANQITKQPYFDRFRGAAQYSVGMYDQNRWNVDIGGPFAGGKAAYRFDYAGQYSGSYYEGAYMHSQAFYLALSARPTENYSIDSNFEFDTLGFNLPLGINRPDQALIDSGLYQSGNMIGWLGPNGQFHPGIGTSVPGEGYIIQWGPQVPISLRSNLANLAGSGNRSTYGVAQLIQTLKLSDELQLVNNSMYEYVTLLQNPLANSNWTYTPGDWLVENRLEAIAKTNTELGKISLSHALDGGLFFMFGSNTDYTETSRIADNFWNMTKPLSRADLLPPLTLAEALRAQNIYLTDIPVPGIPYITYNTNNFATAKDQFFQISPFVQDYVQLGKHWSLLFGARLQWYMIGATDPPGTPPALMLQSYYSVLEPQVNASLSYKPYPWMNAYFTYANAQTAAMDVLGGFCPEFTSRYYHLTNIEYEAGVKWNLIHDKLFVTTEGFFYSTFFPVTVLPGGFTPITPADVIGAEIAATYQPNRDWSFNCGFDYLTGEEFWTQSSAQTGPTVIQNYSAAVAAAYNLPVDPYITLPTGIYPFIGFPHEHGTAMISYHSDRGFGINFWLWIQSGMFLSYDYATRIPVDYTLNTSLFYGTNRWKIQVQLYNITDNHYWFPTGTGFQGDRVYNYDKVLIGLPFWVMGTFSVFF; encoded by the coding sequence ATGCTGGATAAGCTTACTGCTCAAAATCCGGCGGCATCCTCCTCTTCCTCCGCAGTCAACGAACCGATTATGTTACCCACGGTCGAAGTGACTGAAGAGGCCCTACCGGGCCCAGCCTCCTCTTCTACGACCGCCTATGGACCTGAGCTCAGTGTCTTAGAAACCCCCAGGCAGATCACCCAGATATCCCGGCAAGCCCTAGATACCCTTTCTCCGGGTAACCTCATGGGATATGACGACCTTGCTCCCTTGGTGCCTTCCATGACAACCATGGCTCCGGCCGGAGATTATTCCGTGGAGCCTTTTATTCGGGGCTTGCCCGCAACGACTTTCCGCAACGGTATGCTTGTCGGGCTAGAAAGTTATGGGACCAGTGGGGTGTTACCCAATTTTTATGCCTATGAAAATATCGATATCGTCCAGGGCCCTGTGCCCGCCGTTTTTGGAGCGAGAGAAATGGCTGCCGGCTATGCCAACCAGATTACCAAGCAGCCCTACTTCGATCGATTCCGGGGTGCAGCCCAATATTCGGTAGGGATGTACGACCAAAACCGGTGGAACGTCGATATAGGTGGGCCCTTTGCGGGAGGCAAAGCGGCTTACCGCTTTGATTATGCCGGGCAATATTCGGGGAGCTACTACGAGGGTGCTTACATGCATAGCCAGGCTTTTTATTTGGCTTTATCGGCCAGGCCTACAGAAAACTACTCTATCGATTCGAATTTTGAATTCGATACCCTAGGCTTTAACCTTCCTTTGGGGATTAATCGGCCCGATCAGGCCTTGATCGATTCCGGTCTCTACCAGAGTGGAAACATGATCGGTTGGCTTGGACCCAACGGGCAATTCCATCCGGGGATCGGTACATCCGTTCCCGGGGAGGGATACATCATCCAGTGGGGACCGCAGGTCCCGATAAGTTTGCGTAGCAACCTGGCCAACTTGGCTGGTTCTGGAAACCGGTCTACCTACGGGGTGGCACAGCTCATCCAGACTTTGAAGCTTTCCGATGAGCTCCAGCTCGTGAATAACTCCATGTATGAATATGTCACCCTTCTTCAAAATCCTTTAGCCAATTCCAATTGGACCTACACACCCGGGGATTGGCTGGTCGAAAACCGGCTCGAAGCCATTGCCAAAACGAACACGGAACTGGGCAAGATCTCCCTCAGCCATGCTCTCGATGGCGGGCTTTTTTTCATGTTCGGGAGTAATACCGATTACACGGAGACAAGCCGGATCGCCGATAACTTTTGGAACATGACCAAGCCCCTTTCCCGGGCCGATCTATTGCCTCCCTTGACCCTGGCCGAGGCTTTGCGTGCCCAAAACATTTATCTTACCGATATCCCGGTTCCGGGCATCCCTTATATCACCTACAATACCAATAACTTCGCAACGGCAAAAGACCAGTTTTTTCAAATTTCCCCTTTTGTTCAGGATTACGTTCAACTGGGGAAGCACTGGAGCCTGCTTTTTGGAGCTCGGCTGCAGTGGTACATGATTGGGGCTACTGATCCTCCCGGCACCCCTCCGGCCTTGATGTTGCAAAGCTACTACTCTGTGCTTGAACCCCAAGTCAATGCGAGCTTAAGCTACAAGCCTTACCCCTGGATGAATGCCTACTTTACTTATGCCAACGCCCAAACGGCCGCTATGGACGTCCTGGGCGGGTTTTGCCCGGAATTTACAAGCCGCTACTACCATCTGACAAACATCGAGTATGAGGCCGGGGTCAAATGGAACCTCATCCATGACAAGCTCTTTGTGACCACCGAGGGATTTTTCTACTCTACCTTTTTCCCCGTTACAGTTCTTCCCGGTGGATTTACCCCGATTACTCCTGCCGATGTGATAGGGGCCGAAATAGCCGCCACCTATCAACCGAACCGAGATTGGTCTTTTAATTGTGGGTTTGATTACTTAACGGGAGAGGAGTTTTGGACCCAGTCGAGTGCGCAAACCGGCCCCACGGTCATCCAAAACTATTCGGCTGCGGTGGCAGCAGCTTATAATCTTCCCGTGGATCCCTACATTACCCTACCCACGGGGATTTATCCCTTCATCGGTTTTCCCCACGAACACGGCACGGCAATGATCAGTTATCATTCTGATAGGGGTTTTGGGATCAATTTTTGGCTCTGGATCCAAAGCGGCATGTTCCTTTCCTATGATTATGCGACTCGGATTCCCGTAGATTACACTCTCAACACAAGCCTTTTTTATGGAACAAACCGGTGGAAAATCCAAGTTCAACTTTACAACATTACCGATAATCATTATTGGTTCCCGACGGGGACGGGTTTCCAGGGAGATAGGGTCTACAATTACGATAAGGTATTGATTGGACTCCCTTTTTGGGTCATGGGAACCTTTAGCGTGTTTTTTTAA
- a CDS encoding metal-dependent hydrolase, with protein sequence MKIHYYGHSCFGLEIGSSFLLFDPFISQNPLSDPTLLDTLNPQYILISHGHFDHIADASPIAKRTQAPILSNFEITLWLEKQGLSQVLPMNLGGNRSFDFGKIHYVQAAHSSSLPDGSYGGTAGGFIVEGPEGILYYAGDTALMSDMKLFGECFQIDIALLPIGGTFTMGVDEAIRAAHLLNCKQVMGVHFDTFEAIKIDHEEAKKKFQDEEIPFRLLKVKESLIL encoded by the coding sequence ATGAAAATCCACTATTACGGTCACTCCTGTTTTGGATTAGAAATAGGAAGTTCTTTCCTTCTTTTCGATCCTTTTATTTCCCAAAACCCCTTGTCCGATCCTACCCTTCTCGATACCCTTAATCCGCAGTATATCCTCATTTCCCATGGTCATTTCGACCACATTGCGGATGCTTCCCCAATTGCAAAAAGAACGCAAGCACCCATTCTATCCAACTTCGAAATTACACTATGGCTTGAAAAGCAGGGGCTAAGTCAAGTTCTTCCCATGAACCTTGGGGGGAACCGCTCTTTTGATTTCGGTAAAATCCACTATGTTCAAGCGGCTCATTCAAGCAGCCTTCCTGACGGTTCTTACGGGGGAACCGCCGGTGGATTCATCGTGGAAGGGCCGGAAGGAATCCTTTATTATGCCGGGGATACGGCACTGATGAGCGATATGAAACTTTTTGGAGAATGTTTTCAAATCGACATCGCCCTTCTTCCTATCGGGGGAACCTTTACAATGGGGGTAGACGAAGCCATTCGGGCGGCCCACCTTCTTAACTGCAAGCAGGTCATGGGCGTTCACTTTGATACCTTCGAGGCCATTAAGATCGATCATGAAGAAGCAAAAAAGAAATTCCAAGACGAAGAAATTCCCTTCCGTCTCCTCAAGGTGAAAGAAAGCCTAATCTTGTAA
- the mnmE gene encoding tRNA uridine-5-carboxymethylaminomethyl(34) synthesis GTPase MnmE, with amino-acid sequence MEDTIVAPATPPALSAIALIRMSGPKSLEIISSLLRKSFKGDPQRLYYRKLYFGEELLDDVVLSYWKSPRSYTGEDMIEISCHGNPYIVERILEACLKKGARLASPGEFTKRAFLNGKMDLTQAEAIIDLIHAGGMLALKSAQALQSGGLSKELLRIRAELIDILAEVEAYIDFPEEDIQPEVGDQLIGRLLAMENKLSTLLSSAPLSRVLREGLTIVLAGSPNVGKSSLFNALLKENRAIVSPHPGTTRDTIEAECRISSFLVKIVDTAGQRVADDQIEAEGIRRAQEAVKRGDLILHLVSAPDDPSTDPYVLPQLQAQQKVIAIASKADLGIHPANKDKHALSIVTGMGLEELEEKIKKLLESFFPMDFSYGVNPRQQAALAKMAEALNKAILGIKNSLPPELISSELHECLERVGEIVGLVSSEDILDKIFQKFCIGK; translated from the coding sequence GTGGAAGATACCATCGTTGCCCCGGCTACTCCTCCTGCACTTTCGGCTATAGCCCTTATCCGGATGAGTGGGCCAAAAAGCTTGGAGATCATAAGTTCATTGCTCAGAAAAAGCTTCAAGGGTGATCCTCAAAGACTCTATTACCGGAAGCTCTATTTTGGAGAAGAACTTTTGGACGACGTCGTGTTGTCTTATTGGAAATCTCCCCGGTCCTACACGGGAGAGGACATGATAGAGATCTCTTGCCATGGTAACCCCTACATCGTGGAGAGGATACTCGAAGCCTGTCTTAAGAAGGGGGCTAGGTTGGCTTCCCCCGGGGAATTTACAAAGCGGGCTTTTCTTAACGGGAAAATGGATTTAACGCAAGCCGAAGCGATCATCGACTTGATCCATGCAGGAGGGATGCTGGCTTTAAAATCCGCCCAAGCTTTGCAGTCGGGGGGATTGTCCAAGGAACTTCTCCGCATTCGGGCCGAACTTATAGATATTTTGGCCGAAGTCGAGGCTTACATCGATTTTCCCGAAGAAGATATCCAGCCGGAAGTAGGAGACCAGTTGATTGGCCGGCTTTTGGCCATGGAAAACAAACTTTCAACACTGCTTTCTTCAGCCCCTTTAAGCCGGGTCCTGCGGGAGGGTTTAACCATAGTCTTGGCGGGTTCTCCTAATGTCGGCAAGTCGAGTTTGTTCAATGCCCTACTTAAGGAAAATAGGGCCATTGTTTCTCCGCATCCGGGAACGACAAGGGATACCATCGAGGCTGAATGTCGCATTAGCTCTTTTCTGGTCAAAATTGTTGATACCGCCGGGCAAAGAGTGGCCGATGACCAGATTGAAGCTGAAGGAATAAGAAGGGCCCAGGAAGCGGTTAAAAGAGGGGATCTCATCTTGCACCTGGTTTCGGCTCCAGACGATCCCTCCACTGATCCCTATGTTCTTCCTCAACTACAGGCACAACAAAAGGTCATTGCCATAGCTTCAAAAGCCGACCTGGGGATCCATCCGGCGAATAAAGACAAGCATGCGCTATCGATCGTAACGGGCATGGGGCTGGAAGAACTGGAAGAAAAAATTAAAAAGCTTTTAGAAAGCTTTTTCCCCATGGATTTTTCTTATGGGGTAAATCCCCGCCAGCAGGCAGCCCTTGCCAAGATGGCAGAAGCTCTCAATAAAGCGATCTTAGGAATAAAAAATAGCCTGCCTCCTGAGCTGATCAGCAGTGAATTGCACGAATGCCTGGAAAGAGTAGGAGAAATTGTCGGGCTTGTCAGTTCTGAAGACATTTTAGATAAAATATTCCAGAAATTCTGCATAGGCAAATGA
- a CDS encoding arylamine N-acetyltransferase family protein — translation MEEELCAYKIDIERYFKRIGYKGERSPCLENLFQIHFAHAKSIPFENLDVLLGKTISLEIQDIEKKLVRDLRGGYCFEQNTLFAHVLSQLGFSFIKLAARVHYKTTKLLPKTHMSLLVQCDGAMWIADVGFGGHGLLFPLLLEDSHETEHFGWKYRVKRFNSLWVIQLWENREWNSLYSFSLEPQEYVDYKMANYYVSTHPDSPFTRSLIVQSLSPGERKILRNKKFSLLSPHSSQLREIKDAYELIEVLNADFGLYFSPTTFFRFEEE, via the coding sequence ATGGAAGAAGAGCTTTGTGCTTATAAAATAGATATTGAGCGCTATTTCAAACGGATCGGTTACAAGGGGGAAAGATCCCCTTGTTTAGAAAATCTTTTCCAAATTCATTTTGCCCATGCCAAGTCTATCCCTTTTGAGAATCTTGATGTTCTTCTTGGCAAGACTATTTCTCTGGAGATTCAAGACATAGAAAAAAAGCTCGTCAGGGACCTGCGGGGAGGATACTGCTTTGAGCAAAATACCTTGTTTGCCCATGTCCTGAGCCAGCTCGGTTTTTCGTTCATCAAGCTGGCAGCCCGAGTCCATTATAAAACGACAAAACTCCTTCCCAAAACCCATATGAGCCTTTTGGTCCAATGTGATGGGGCCATGTGGATTGCAGATGTCGGCTTTGGCGGCCATGGACTTTTATTTCCCCTTCTTTTGGAAGATAGCCATGAAACGGAGCATTTTGGCTGGAAATACAGGGTTAAGCGGTTCAATTCCCTGTGGGTGATCCAACTTTGGGAAAATAGAGAATGGAATTCTCTTTACTCTTTTTCTCTTGAACCTCAAGAATACGTCGATTACAAAATGGCCAACTATTACGTTTCTACTCATCCCGATTCCCCCTTTACAAGAAGCTTAATCGTGCAATCTTTATCCCCCGGGGAAAGAAAAATTTTACGGAACAAAAAGTTCTCCCTTTTAAGCCCTCATTCCTCTCAACTCAGAGAGATCAAAGACGCCTATGAACTCATAGAAGTCTTAAATGCGGATTTTGGCCTTTATTTTTCACCAACAACCTTCTTTAGATTCGAAGAGGAATGA
- a CDS encoding TonB-dependent receptor: MTVLVRITLLTIGIISLMTPSLFPGQSMDGQTGSPTDNPSSFNRKDRSTNKEDKTGTAKQEKPLAEKNDRSIALEGSQSGGETLKADPIQPGAGYTQRTLEETVSQLPEVQVVAVTPLPGMGQPMENLPGNYQLAKGESWLRQEEFSLPQFMERNMASVNEVNLNGNPFLPNINYRGFAASPIPGTPVGISVFYDGVRINEPFTNNVLWDYVPQLAVSTMEVVPGSNPIYGQNTLGGALVIQTKDGRHNPGSMIQDYAGAWGTNDLEFQHGGYKGNWDWFLAGNWFSQQGWRQESSSYVKQLFGKIGYHNETTGTDVHLEYTGADNELNILGPTPLDMLGGPFGNSMIYTGPNPQQDNLNFVNLYGTQALGEEWTLGGNVYFRESDFSFNNGNIANDVVQFLGFNYPLNAQAIVGYNPDGTPQFGPAGEWDFGNINQTGAGARVQGQWDKKFSTMENYLVLGASYDWSQSIFNSGFYPAAMGANYNNILIPGFPFQQQFVVPGFSQFVGLYLTDTFSPTPWFHLTGALRDNYAQMIIGGFGVDNNGQTVSLSAAERFQQLTPAAGFTFQPLAALGLKEPAIEDLTFYFNYSESFRAPMPGEIVGANPAIPVILPIAQLGDPSLAPVLAQTFESGFRGTIQPGAISWALSFYRTDISNNIVFQNTGHSSAGFFQNVAAQQNQGVEVTIQGNYKKLGWFANWSFLEATFQSFLFLENAISTSVPVSPGDRLPNLPEQMFKAGLNYQIFPWWLVSLDFQYYSSRFLYGDWANMYPMMRGFSVLNIQSYVTLNKYLQLFVFATNVFNEFYAGAGLISQNVFTGAPNGGTIVPFITPGSPFGIWGGARFTF; encoded by the coding sequence ATGACTGTTTTGGTCCGAATTACTCTATTGACCATAGGGATTATTTCGCTTATGACCCCCTCTCTATTCCCGGGACAATCTATGGATGGTCAAACGGGTTCACCAACCGACAATCCAAGTTCATTCAACCGCAAAGATCGGTCAACCAACAAAGAGGATAAGACCGGGACCGCCAAGCAAGAGAAACCTTTGGCCGAGAAAAATGACCGTTCAATAGCCTTGGAAGGGAGCCAAAGTGGAGGAGAAACCTTAAAGGCCGATCCCATCCAACCCGGTGCCGGTTATACCCAAAGGACACTAGAAGAAACCGTCAGTCAACTGCCCGAGGTTCAGGTTGTTGCCGTTACCCCTTTACCGGGAATGGGCCAACCCATGGAAAACCTGCCGGGCAACTATCAGTTAGCCAAAGGAGAGAGTTGGTTAAGACAGGAGGAATTCAGCTTGCCGCAGTTCATGGAAAGGAACATGGCCAGTGTTAACGAAGTCAATCTTAACGGCAATCCCTTTCTTCCCAATATCAATTACAGGGGGTTTGCGGCTTCGCCCATTCCCGGGACTCCTGTCGGCATTTCGGTCTTCTACGATGGGGTGCGTATCAACGAACCTTTTACAAACAATGTTTTGTGGGATTATGTTCCCCAACTGGCTGTTTCGACCATGGAAGTCGTTCCCGGCTCAAACCCGATTTATGGACAAAACACGTTGGGAGGGGCGCTGGTCATCCAAACCAAGGATGGGAGGCATAACCCCGGATCCATGATCCAGGACTATGCCGGTGCTTGGGGGACTAATGATCTCGAGTTTCAACACGGGGGATACAAGGGGAACTGGGACTGGTTTTTGGCGGGGAACTGGTTTAGCCAACAGGGATGGAGGCAAGAGAGTTCAAGCTATGTCAAGCAACTCTTTGGGAAAATCGGATACCATAACGAGACTACGGGGACCGACGTCCACCTTGAATATACAGGAGCGGATAACGAGCTCAATATCCTTGGTCCTACACCGCTAGATATGTTAGGTGGGCCGTTTGGCAACTCGATGATTTACACCGGCCCTAACCCCCAGCAGGATAATCTTAATTTTGTCAATCTCTATGGTACTCAAGCCCTGGGAGAGGAGTGGACCCTGGGAGGCAATGTTTATTTTAGGGAATCGGATTTTTCCTTTAACAACGGCAATATCGCTAACGATGTCGTCCAGTTTTTAGGGTTTAATTATCCTTTGAATGCCCAGGCTATAGTGGGCTACAACCCGGATGGCACCCCTCAATTCGGACCTGCAGGGGAGTGGGATTTCGGCAACATCAACCAAACCGGAGCAGGGGCTAGGGTACAGGGACAATGGGATAAAAAGTTCTCCACGATGGAAAATTACCTTGTTTTGGGTGCCAGTTACGATTGGTCTCAAAGCATCTTTAATTCGGGTTTTTACCCGGCAGCAATGGGAGCTAATTATAATAATATCCTCATCCCTGGTTTTCCTTTCCAACAGCAGTTTGTCGTTCCCGGGTTTTCGCAGTTTGTGGGCTTATACCTGACGGATACTTTCTCCCCTACTCCTTGGTTTCATCTTACCGGAGCTTTAAGAGACAACTATGCCCAGATGATTATTGGAGGATTTGGCGTAGATAATAATGGGCAGACTGTCTCATTAAGCGCAGCGGAGAGATTTCAACAACTCACCCCTGCTGCGGGTTTTACTTTCCAACCCCTTGCGGCACTAGGGCTGAAGGAGCCAGCAATTGAAGATTTGACCTTTTATTTCAATTACAGCGAAAGCTTTAGGGCTCCGATGCCCGGAGAAATCGTTGGAGCCAACCCGGCCATTCCCGTGATTTTACCTATCGCCCAACTGGGGGATCCTTCCTTGGCTCCTGTTCTAGCCCAAACCTTTGAAAGTGGTTTTCGAGGGACAATACAACCCGGGGCAATTTCATGGGCCCTTTCTTTTTATCGAACGGACATTTCTAACAACATCGTTTTTCAGAATACGGGGCATTCCAGTGCCGGGTTTTTTCAAAATGTAGCCGCTCAACAAAACCAAGGGGTGGAAGTGACAATCCAAGGAAACTATAAAAAACTGGGTTGGTTTGCCAACTGGTCTTTCCTGGAAGCGACATTCCAATCTTTCCTTTTTCTGGAAAACGCGATCAGCACCTCTGTTCCCGTTTCTCCTGGGGACCGGCTGCCTAACTTGCCCGAGCAGATGTTTAAAGCGGGGCTCAACTATCAAATTTTTCCCTGGTGGTTGGTTTCTCTTGACTTCCAGTATTATTCAAGCCGCTTTCTTTATGGTGACTGGGCCAACATGTATCCTATGATGAGGGGTTTTAGCGTTCTTAACATCCAGAGTTATGTAACGCTAAACAAGTACTTGCAACTTTTTGTCTTTGCTACCAACGTGTTCAACGAGTTTTATGCGGGCGCAGGCTTGATCAGCCAGAACGTTTTTACGGGAGCCCCTAATGGGGGTACTATCGTCCCCTTTATCACTCCTGGTTCTCCCTTTGGAATATGGGGTGGGGCAAGGTTTACTTTTTGA
- a CDS encoding class I SAM-dependent RNA methyltransferase, with product MKRGEERVVTIEKIVYGGEGIGKLEEGLVIFVPFAAPGDKLRVVTREIKKSYARGTIKQIIEKGKGRVDPPCPYYGKCGGCLYQHLDYNTELSIKQQQLLEIFFGFIKDEPSLIEPIVASPSPYGYRNRISLHAYRGVVGFYERGSNRIVPLESCLIASEEINRLLAEKITQVQDRCSERIRHFSLREPTIPGSGFYQVNRFLLEKLKETVKKLISSNISFIIEGYCGAGFFTVPLSQSVERLYAIEANPQSLAEAKKLGLRNVVFIEGKVEEKIADCFSQVEKSKAAYLFDPPEEGLAQELLLWLIDHPLPQLVYVSCNPLTLKRDILRLEESYVLKKIIPLDLFPRTPQIESVAVLMAK from the coding sequence ATGAAAAGAGGAGAAGAACGGGTAGTAACAATAGAAAAAATCGTCTATGGGGGAGAAGGAATCGGAAAATTAGAAGAAGGGCTAGTCATTTTTGTTCCCTTTGCAGCTCCTGGAGATAAATTGCGGGTAGTGACCCGAGAAATTAAAAAAAGCTATGCTAGAGGTACGATAAAGCAGATCATTGAGAAGGGAAAAGGAAGGGTTGATCCACCTTGTCCTTATTATGGTAAGTGTGGAGGCTGCCTCTACCAGCACCTTGATTATAATACAGAACTTTCGATTAAGCAGCAGCAGCTACTAGAAATATTCTTTGGCTTCATCAAAGATGAACCTTCTTTGATCGAACCGATCGTTGCTTCGCCCTCCCCCTACGGTTACCGCAATCGCATCAGTCTTCATGCTTACAGAGGGGTGGTGGGATTTTACGAAAGGGGATCGAACCGGATTGTCCCGCTGGAGTCCTGTCTTATTGCTTCGGAAGAGATCAATAGGCTATTGGCGGAGAAAATCACCCAAGTCCAAGATCGGTGTTCTGAAAGGATAAGACATTTTTCCTTGCGGGAACCGACGATTCCGGGTTCTGGTTTTTACCAGGTCAATCGGTTTCTTTTAGAAAAACTCAAGGAGACGGTTAAAAAACTCATCAGTTCTAATATCTCCTTTATTATTGAAGGGTATTGTGGAGCAGGGTTTTTTACAGTCCCCTTGAGCCAAAGCGTAGAACGGCTGTATGCCATTGAAGCCAATCCTCAAAGCTTAGCGGAAGCAAAAAAACTGGGACTTCGCAATGTTGTATTTATTGAAGGAAAGGTAGAGGAGAAGATAGCCGATTGTTTTTCCCAAGTTGAAAAATCCAAGGCCGCCTATCTTTTTGATCCTCCGGAAGAGGGGCTGGCTCAAGAACTGCTCCTTTGGTTAATCGATCATCCTCTGCCGCAACTGGTGTATGTTTCTTGTAATCCTTTGACCTTAAAAAGAGATATCTTGAGGCTTGAAGAAAGCTACGTGCTTAAAAAAATAATTCCCCTAGATCTTTTCCCAAGAACACCCCAGATAGAATCCGTTGCCGTTTTGATGGCCAAATAA
- a CDS encoding O-acetyl-ADP-ribose deacetylase, whose translation MGIEDVIKRIELVQGDITKLKVDAVVNAANTRLVKGGGVDGAIHRAAGPKLAEACAQLKGCPTGQAKVTPGFNLQAKWIIHAVGPVWQGGQAKEEELLASCYHQALLRAHELGAHSVAFPAISTGAYGFPIAKAARIAWKIVLEFLESHLIPQKVIFCLFDRTAFEIYASIQEQLVQGKRGILNEGQHPSG comes from the coding sequence ATGGGGATAGAGGATGTGATCAAACGGATCGAGCTGGTTCAAGGTGATATCACAAAGCTCAAAGTGGATGCGGTTGTCAACGCAGCAAATACGCGGCTTGTTAAAGGTGGGGGTGTCGATGGAGCCATCCATAGAGCAGCAGGGCCAAAACTGGCTGAAGCTTGTGCCCAGTTAAAGGGTTGCCCTACGGGCCAGGCTAAAGTTACCCCCGGGTTTAACCTCCAGGCCAAATGGATCATTCATGCCGTAGGTCCCGTTTGGCAAGGAGGCCAAGCAAAGGAAGAAGAACTTCTTGCTTCCTGCTACCACCAGGCCCTACTCCGTGCCCATGAACTTGGAGCTCATTCCGTGGCTTTTCCGGCAATCAGCACGGGAGCTTACGGGTTTCCCATTGCAAAAGCGGCAAGGATCGCATGGAAAATCGTTCTAGAATTTCTTGAATCCCACTTGATTCCCCAAAAGGTCATCTTTTGCCTTTTCGACCGCACCGCCTTTGAAATTTATGCTTCTATCCAAGAGCAACTTGTCCAGGGAAAAAGAGGAATCTTAAATGAAGGCCAACATCCATCAGGGTAA
- a CDS encoding quinone-dependent dihydroorotate dehydrogenase, translating to MIYKSFLRPILFSLEPEYAHNLCLGLLSHPFYPFFHKLLASFQKDLPLLPKELWGMQFPNPVGLAAGFDKNGVGLRAWESFGFGFVEIGTVTPLPQEGNPAPRLCRLPKEGALWNSLGFPSQGAQRVAERLKKVFLSGRPKIPVGINIGKNRHTPLEETIEDYKKCFSYFKDLGDFFVVNVSSPNTPGLKSLQQKRFLELLFDRLNPLNSSPRKPLLVKIAPDIELKNLAGILEVLLRNESVGIVIANTLPAKGPGGKEGGLSGKPLRELSLGLIRFVKKETAGRLPIIGVGGIFSSKDAFEKMEAGADLIEIFTGFVYNGPSFPANLCRELERLRKTPQCSAIFLQD from the coding sequence ATGATCTACAAAAGCTTTTTAAGGCCGATCCTTTTTTCTCTTGAGCCCGAGTATGCCCACAACCTTTGCCTGGGTCTTCTTAGCCACCCTTTTTATCCTTTCTTTCATAAGCTGTTAGCTTCTTTTCAAAAGGATCTTCCCCTGCTGCCCAAGGAACTTTGGGGAATGCAGTTTCCCAATCCGGTTGGCCTTGCTGCCGGATTTGACAAAAATGGAGTGGGGTTGCGGGCTTGGGAATCTTTCGGTTTTGGTTTTGTCGAAATAGGAACCGTGACTCCCTTGCCTCAAGAAGGCAATCCCGCTCCCCGCCTTTGTAGATTGCCCAAGGAAGGAGCCCTTTGGAATAGCTTGGGGTTTCCCAGCCAAGGAGCACAAAGGGTAGCCGAGAGATTGAAAAAGGTTTTTCTATCGGGCAGGCCCAAAATCCCTGTAGGAATCAATATAGGAAAAAACAGGCACACTCCTTTGGAAGAGACGATAGAGGACTATAAAAAATGTTTTTCTTATTTCAAAGATCTTGGAGATTTTTTTGTCGTCAACGTGAGCTCTCCGAATACCCCGGGGTTAAAATCCCTTCAACAAAAGCGGTTCTTGGAGCTCCTTTTTGACCGTTTGAACCCGCTCAACAGTTCTCCCCGCAAACCCCTGCTTGTCAAGATTGCACCGGATATAGAACTTAAAAACCTTGCTGGAATCTTGGAAGTTCTTCTCCGTAATGAATCGGTGGGGATTGTCATAGCCAACACCCTCCCTGCCAAGGGACCCGGTGGCAAAGAAGGAGGCTTAAGTGGAAAGCCTCTAAGGGAACTTTCTTTAGGGCTGATCCGCTTTGTAAAAAAAGAAACGGCCGGCCGACTCCCCATCATCGGCGTAGGGGGCATTTTCTCTTCAAAAGATGCCTTCGAAAAAATGGAGGCCGGTGCCGACCTCATCGAAATTTTTACCGGTTTTGTGTACAATGGCCCTTCTTTTCCCGCCAACCTGTGCAGGGAACTCGAAAGGTTAAGAAAAACTCCTCAATGTTCGGCTATTTTTTTACAAGATTAG